From Passer domesticus isolate bPasDom1 chromosome 8, bPasDom1.hap1, whole genome shotgun sequence, a single genomic window includes:
- the LOC135306102 gene encoding probable inactive protein kinase DDB_G0270444, translating to MLLFVLRKAVPDREEEMEVDTKIDTEEEMEIDGEDAGEEEMDVDVEEEEEMDVYVDEEEEMDVDIEESIEDMDID from the exons atgctcctctttgttctgaggaag gctgtcccagacagagaggaggagatggaggtagataCAAAGATTGATacggaggaggagatggaaatagacggagaagacgctggagaggaagagatggatgtggatgtggaggaggaagaagagatggacgtgtatgtggatgaggaagaagagatggatgtggatatagaagagtccattgaggacatggatattgattaa